A single genomic interval of Dyella sp. GSA-30 harbors:
- a CDS encoding amino acid permease encodes MSEPSTSGGYIRRLSLWDAALIVVGGIIGGGIFLNSYIAAQRTSSGIALLLVWVGAGVLTLLGALCYAELGARRPRAGGSYVYLRDAFGSLAGFLFGWTMLLVIYSGSTAAVATGFATYTAAVFNLPPTIVRPLAVGGLVFIIGINLFGLKLGAQIQNLFTLLKLLAVAMLVVCGLVFAGVGSSNVLTADPSHIGVGFMGAALPVLFAYSGFTYLNNLAGEVRNPQRTLPRALLLGMLLVIVAYALVNIAYLAVLGHAGLANSPTPAADVMQHVAGPIGAKLIAVGIAISTLGFCNITLVSGARVLQAMGEDGLFFRGVARLHPKHHTPNVALILLTGWTMLLTITGSYGQLLDYATFGDWLACAFGVATVFWYRRHDDGHAPLDFRVPGYPWPPILFIATVGWIMVQSLISSPVNTGIGLLIILAGVPVYYVWRRLFSPAEP; translated from the coding sequence ATGAGCGAACCCTCGACGTCCGGCGGCTATATCCGCCGCCTCAGCCTGTGGGACGCCGCCCTGATCGTGGTCGGCGGCATCATTGGCGGCGGTATTTTCCTCAATTCGTATATCGCGGCGCAGCGCACCAGCTCGGGTATCGCCCTGTTGCTGGTGTGGGTGGGAGCGGGTGTGCTGACCCTGCTCGGCGCGCTGTGCTACGCCGAACTGGGCGCGCGGCGGCCGCGTGCGGGTGGCAGCTACGTGTACTTGCGCGACGCCTTCGGCTCGCTGGCGGGTTTCCTGTTCGGCTGGACCATGCTGCTGGTGATCTATTCGGGCTCCACCGCGGCCGTGGCGACAGGCTTTGCCACCTATACGGCCGCCGTATTCAATCTGCCGCCGACCATCGTTCGTCCGCTGGCGGTCGGCGGCCTGGTCTTCATCATCGGCATCAACCTGTTCGGCCTGAAACTCGGCGCGCAGATCCAGAACCTGTTCACCCTGCTGAAACTGCTGGCCGTGGCGATGCTGGTGGTCTGCGGCCTGGTGTTTGCCGGTGTCGGCAGCAGCAACGTGTTGACGGCCGACCCGAGCCACATCGGGGTGGGCTTCATGGGCGCGGCCCTGCCGGTGCTGTTCGCCTATAGCGGCTTCACCTATCTCAATAACCTTGCCGGCGAAGTGCGCAATCCGCAGCGCACCCTGCCCCGCGCACTGCTGCTGGGCATGCTGCTGGTGATCGTCGCCTATGCGCTGGTCAACATCGCCTATCTGGCCGTGCTCGGCCACGCCGGCCTGGCCAACAGCCCCACGCCGGCGGCCGATGTGATGCAGCACGTGGCCGGCCCGATCGGCGCCAAGCTGATCGCAGTCGGCATCGCCATATCGACGCTCGGGTTCTGCAACATCACCCTGGTGTCGGGCGCACGCGTATTGCAGGCGATGGGCGAGGACGGGTTGTTCTTTCGCGGCGTCGCCCGTTTGCACCCGAAGCATCACACGCCGAACGTCGCGCTGATCCTGTTGACCGGCTGGACCATGCTGCTGACCATTACTGGCAGCTACGGCCAATTGCTCGACTACGCCACCTTCGGCGACTGGCTGGCCTGCGCATTCGGCGTGGCTACGGTGTTCTGGTATCGCCGCCACGACGACGGCCACGCACCGCTGGATTTTCGCGTGCCAGGCTATCCGTGGCCGCCGATCCTGTTTATCGCCACGGTCGGCTGGATCATGGTGCAGAGCCTGATCAGCAGTCCTGTCAATACGGGCATCGGCCTGCTGATCATCCTGGCCGGAGTCCCCGTGTATTACGTGTGGCGCCGCCTGTTCAGCCCCGCTGAACCCTAA
- a CDS encoding (2Fe-2S)-binding protein — translation MAVPVQAQGAPPLPSGSITPEKVREGIDLDINGERFRHTGDPKMPLLWYLRDVLQLTGTKYAGEHGSGNGADLVLVNGKLTPATAVTLEDLHGGKEGKTEKVPKVVTVEGLADATGKLHPLQQAFIDEDAIGCGYCTPGWLMAGKDLLDRKRNPSDDDIDQLPNLCRCGCQTRVRRAIKRAAGVIGGTK, via the coding sequence ATGGCGGTACCGGTACAAGCCCAGGGCGCCCCCCCTTTACCCAGCGGCAGTATCACGCCGGAAAAAGTCCGCGAGGGTATCGACCTGGACATCAACGGTGAGCGTTTTCGCCATACCGGCGACCCGAAGATGCCGTTGCTATGGTATCTGCGCGACGTGCTGCAGCTGACCGGCACCAAATATGCCGGCGAGCACGGCAGCGGCAACGGGGCGGATCTAGTGCTGGTCAATGGCAAACTGACCCCGGCCACCGCTGTCACCCTCGAAGACCTGCATGGCGGCAAGGAAGGCAAGACGGAAAAAGTCCCCAAGGTCGTCACCGTCGAGGGCCTGGCCGACGCCACCGGCAAGCTGCATCCGTTGCAGCAGGCCTTCATCGACGAAGACGCGATCGGCTGCGGTTATTGCACGCCGGGCTGGCTGATGGCCGGCAAGGATCTGCTCGATCGCAAGCGCAACCCATCCGACGACGATATCGACCAGTTGCCCAATCTGTGCCGCTGCGGCTGCCAGACACGTGTACGCCGCGCGATCAAGCGCGCCGCGGGCGTGATCGGCGGAACCAAATAA
- a CDS encoding molybdopterin cofactor-binding domain-containing protein gives MSDKHSLANDGQSRRRFLKVLAGTAGALIVGIPLVEAADAPFPLSMLGDTLYGLGVYVRIDADGKVLIGARDPDTGTGVATALPRIIAEELDADWTQVTVIGLGLGVENSSDQPRWTYGRQIGGTGDSIPAAWNDLRQAGALARWLLLQAAARQWGLPAERLHTDNGQVVSPDGRRLGFGSLAQAAAKIAPPQQAVPTKAPNLYRLIGQPAGDVDAYAMVTGQAQFAIDQNRSDALVAVLLRCPWPDGTLDSFDATEAKAIKGVVDVIALKPEANQPLGATVYAPAVAVVAESTWLALQARAKLKVSWKPGTSQGENSAALEQQATDLINNKDQEPTARVRDDGDVVAANKKAARRLEAVYVQPWLAHATAEPMNCMARIDNDHATLIVPTQAPQRAWAVVQRLTGFKPEQIEIQVPRIGGGYGRRLDHDYVAEAVMLAKAVKKPVRLFWTRDDDLTHDYYRSASVTKISAALDHKRGILTWNQRVASASALVGRGAQDQRLWTSEVDPNQLPAGLVPNYRSDWYGLTSSIPRGPARGMPQLSNAFAVESFVDEMAHMLKENPLDTRLRLLGEPREIPLQGGGTLDTGRLINVLKLVADRIDWSRWLRTFNGLGIASWYVNGAYVAHAVEASLQGQKLNIERVVCAVDVGRVINPMGLEGQIIGATNDALSTALNQAITYKDGQIQQRNFKEYALASMAQLPDNIETIIVPGEDRPPTGASFLAMPTAAPALANAVFRVSAVRVRRLPLMKELLRML, from the coding sequence ATGAGCGACAAACACTCCCTCGCGAACGACGGACAGTCGCGTCGCCGCTTTCTCAAGGTGCTGGCCGGCACGGCCGGCGCGCTGATCGTCGGCATTCCCCTGGTCGAGGCAGCCGATGCGCCTTTCCCGCTATCGATGCTGGGCGACACGCTGTACGGCCTGGGCGTCTATGTGCGCATCGATGCCGATGGCAAGGTCCTGATCGGCGCACGCGATCCGGATACCGGCACCGGCGTCGCTACGGCATTGCCGCGCATCATCGCCGAAGAGCTCGATGCGGACTGGACCCAGGTCACCGTCATCGGGCTGGGCCTGGGTGTGGAAAACAGCAGCGATCAGCCGCGCTGGACCTATGGCCGCCAGATAGGCGGCACCGGCGACTCGATTCCCGCTGCATGGAACGATCTGCGCCAAGCCGGCGCGCTCGCACGCTGGCTGCTGCTGCAAGCCGCGGCTCGCCAGTGGGGCCTACCGGCTGAGCGCCTGCATACCGATAACGGCCAGGTCGTCTCGCCGGATGGTCGTCGACTCGGTTTCGGCAGCCTCGCGCAGGCCGCCGCGAAAATCGCACCGCCACAGCAGGCCGTACCGACCAAGGCACCCAATCTCTATCGACTGATCGGTCAACCCGCCGGCGACGTGGATGCTTACGCCATGGTCACCGGCCAGGCGCAGTTCGCCATCGATCAAAATCGCAGCGATGCGCTGGTTGCCGTGTTGCTTCGCTGCCCCTGGCCCGACGGCACGCTGGACAGCTTCGATGCCACCGAAGCCAAGGCGATCAAGGGCGTCGTCGATGTCATCGCACTGAAGCCCGAAGCCAATCAACCTCTAGGTGCAACGGTGTACGCGCCTGCCGTCGCGGTGGTTGCGGAAAGCACCTGGCTCGCGCTGCAGGCGCGCGCCAAGCTCAAGGTCAGCTGGAAACCCGGCACCAGCCAGGGCGAAAACAGCGCCGCGCTTGAGCAACAAGCCACCGACCTGATCAACAACAAGGATCAGGAACCCACAGCGCGCGTGCGCGATGACGGCGACGTCGTCGCAGCAAACAAGAAGGCCGCCCGTCGCCTCGAAGCGGTCTATGTGCAGCCCTGGCTGGCGCACGCCACCGCCGAACCGATGAACTGCATGGCGCGCATCGACAACGATCACGCCACGCTCATCGTGCCGACCCAGGCGCCGCAACGCGCATGGGCGGTAGTGCAGCGACTGACCGGGTTCAAACCCGAGCAGATCGAGATCCAGGTACCTCGCATCGGCGGCGGTTATGGTCGCCGACTGGATCACGACTACGTTGCCGAAGCGGTGATGTTGGCCAAGGCCGTCAAGAAGCCGGTGCGCCTGTTCTGGACACGCGATGACGATCTCACCCACGACTACTACCGCTCCGCCAGCGTGACAAAGATCAGCGCGGCGCTCGATCACAAGCGGGGCATCCTGACCTGGAACCAGCGCGTTGCTTCGGCCTCGGCACTCGTTGGCCGCGGTGCGCAGGACCAGCGCCTGTGGACGTCCGAAGTCGATCCGAACCAGCTGCCCGCAGGACTCGTGCCGAACTATCGTTCCGACTGGTATGGCCTGACCTCGTCGATACCGCGTGGCCCTGCACGCGGCATGCCGCAATTGAGCAACGCGTTCGCCGTCGAGAGTTTCGTCGACGAAATGGCGCACATGCTCAAGGAAAATCCGCTCGATACCCGCCTGCGTCTGCTAGGCGAGCCGCGTGAGATTCCGCTGCAAGGCGGCGGCACGCTCGATACCGGTCGACTGATCAACGTACTCAAGCTGGTCGCCGATCGCATCGACTGGTCGCGCTGGCTGCGCACCTTCAACGGCCTTGGCATTGCCAGCTGGTACGTCAACGGCGCTTATGTCGCGCATGCCGTCGAGGCCTCGTTGCAAGGCCAGAAGCTCAATATCGAACGCGTGGTCTGCGCCGTCGACGTCGGCCGCGTGATCAATCCGATGGGCCTTGAGGGTCAGATTATCGGCGCTACCAACGATGCCTTGTCGACGGCACTCAATCAGGCCATCACGTACAAGGACGGCCAGATTCAGCAGCGCAACTTCAAAGAGTACGCACTGGCCAGCATGGCGCAGTTGCCCGACAACATCGAAACCATCATCGTCCCGGGCGAAGACCGTCCGCCGACGGGCGCCAGTTTCCTGGCGATGCCCACTGCCGCGCCGGCACTGGCCAACGCAGTGTTCCGCGTCAGTGCGGTGCGCGTCAGGCGGTTGCCGCTAATGAAGGAACTGCTGCGGATGCTTTGA
- the fusA gene encoding elongation factor G, with amino-acid sequence MSYNTENIRNIALTGHAGSGKTTLFEALLHAGGVIQAQGSIERGTTQSDTDAQEKARGHSIDSCIASIDRNGCHINLIDTAGYADFRGGTLSAFAAVETVAVVVNAVNGIEHGTRRMMEHARVRGLARMLIVNKIDFDGARLEALVNALREEFGSECLPINLPALGGKQVLDCFFHRKGSTDFSSLAQAHQQILDQVVEINEATMGAYLDAGEDALTPEQLHDAFEQCLREGHLVPICFVSSRNGAGVAELLDIMQRLLPNPFEGNPPPFLGDDGKPIEIATDPNRHVVADVFKIINDPFVGKLGIFRVWQGTIRRDTQLLVDDGRKPFKVGHLFRLRGKGHEEIDVAIPGDIAAVAKVEEIHFDAVLHDSHDEDRIRLAPLAFPQPMYGLALEPKHKGQEQKLSQALLRLSEEDPCLHTEHHKELNETVVLGLSDLHLRITLDRMKDRYGVEVATHPPRIAYRETIAAQAEGHHRHKKQTGGAGQFGEVFLRVEPLERGRGFEFVDAVKGGVIPGQFLPAIEKGVRQAMEHGAIAGYPLQDLRVTVYDGKYHPVDSKEVAFISAGKKAFLDAVGKARPIVLEPIVDVEVSIPQANVGDVTGGLAGKRARIMGTDALRGDELVIKAQAPLAELIDYPTELKAMTGGRGRYSLDLSHYEPVPPPVQKQLTESWKPHHEDE; translated from the coding sequence GTGTCGTACAACACGGAAAACATCCGCAACATAGCGCTCACCGGCCATGCCGGCTCGGGCAAGACCACGCTGTTCGAAGCCTTGCTGCACGCCGGTGGCGTAATTCAGGCACAAGGATCGATCGAACGCGGAACCACCCAATCGGATACCGACGCACAGGAAAAAGCGCGCGGCCATTCCATCGACAGCTGCATTGCATCGATCGACCGTAACGGCTGTCACATCAACCTGATCGACACTGCCGGCTACGCGGACTTTCGCGGCGGCACGCTCTCTGCCTTCGCCGCCGTCGAAACCGTCGCCGTCGTCGTCAATGCCGTCAACGGCATCGAGCACGGCACACGCCGCATGATGGAGCATGCACGCGTACGCGGCCTTGCCCGCATGTTGATCGTCAACAAGATCGATTTCGACGGTGCGCGACTGGAGGCGCTGGTCAATGCGTTGCGCGAGGAATTCGGCAGCGAATGCCTGCCGATCAACCTGCCCGCCCTTGGCGGCAAACAGGTGCTCGATTGTTTTTTCCATCGCAAGGGCAGCACCGATTTCTCTTCGCTGGCCCAGGCGCATCAGCAGATCCTGGACCAGGTAGTCGAGATCAACGAGGCGACCATGGGCGCCTATCTCGATGCGGGTGAAGACGCATTGACGCCCGAGCAACTGCACGACGCCTTCGAACAATGCCTGCGCGAAGGGCACCTGGTACCGATCTGCTTCGTCTCGTCGCGCAACGGCGCGGGCGTGGCCGAGCTGCTCGACATCATGCAACGCCTGCTGCCCAACCCGTTCGAGGGCAATCCCCCGCCCTTCCTCGGCGACGACGGCAAACCGATCGAGATCGCGACCGATCCGAATCGGCACGTCGTGGCCGATGTATTCAAGATCATCAACGATCCATTCGTCGGCAAGCTGGGGATTTTCCGTGTGTGGCAAGGCACGATCCGCCGCGACACGCAGCTACTGGTCGACGATGGACGCAAGCCGTTCAAGGTCGGCCATTTGTTTCGATTGCGCGGCAAGGGGCATGAGGAAATCGACGTAGCAATCCCCGGCGACATCGCGGCAGTCGCCAAGGTGGAGGAGATTCACTTCGATGCTGTGCTGCATGACTCGCATGACGAGGACCGCATCCGGCTCGCACCGCTGGCCTTTCCACAACCCATGTACGGCCTGGCGTTGGAGCCCAAGCACAAGGGCCAGGAACAGAAACTATCGCAGGCGCTGCTTCGCCTGTCCGAAGAAGATCCCTGCCTGCATACCGAGCATCACAAGGAACTCAACGAAACCGTCGTGCTCGGGCTTTCCGACCTGCATCTACGCATCACGCTCGATCGGATGAAAGACCGCTACGGTGTCGAAGTCGCCACGCACCCGCCGCGCATCGCCTATCGCGAAACGATCGCCGCGCAGGCGGAAGGTCATCATCGGCACAAGAAACAGACCGGCGGCGCCGGTCAGTTCGGCGAGGTATTCCTGCGCGTGGAGCCGCTCGAACGAGGCCGCGGCTTCGAATTCGTCGACGCGGTAAAAGGCGGCGTGATCCCGGGGCAATTCCTGCCCGCCATCGAGAAAGGTGTGCGTCAGGCCATGGAGCACGGCGCGATTGCCGGCTATCCGCTACAAGACCTACGAGTCACCGTGTACGACGGCAAATATCATCCGGTCGACTCGAAAGAAGTGGCTTTCATCAGCGCCGGCAAAAAAGCCTTTCTCGACGCCGTAGGCAAGGCACGCCCGATCGTGCTGGAGCCGATCGTCGACGTCGAAGTATCGATCCCCCAGGCCAACGTCGGCGACGTGACCGGCGGTCTCGCTGGCAAGCGGGCGCGCATCATGGGTACCGATGCACTGCGTGGAGACGAGTTGGTCATCAAGGCGCAGGCACCGCTGGCTGAGTTGATCGATTATCCCACCGAGCTGAAAGCCATGACGGGCGGACGAGGACGCTACAGTCTGGACCTGAGTCACTACGAGCCAGTGCCGCCACCTGTGCAGAAGCAGCTCACTGAGTCGTGGAAGCCGCATCACGAGGACGAATGA
- a CDS encoding DUF58 domain-containing protein, whose translation MRPGLTLLGLLFGWTAVGVLASVGWVPLSWWLALGALLVLLAAIDGWRLYREPSPRIVRELPPVVPLVSEWKVGLHVRAAARRAQTFDLHDLHPGEWPVRGMPRRLSVAPGREVTLDYAVSPSGRGQFRFAGCHVRLRSPWRLWTHRRIAGDEASLRVYPNFAPLAEMAGLSVEVASRSVGARLQRRRGDGTEFQELRDYRIGDSLRKIDWKATARIGRPISREYRDERNQQVVLLLDGGRRMLAQDDRLSHFDHVLNASLALAYIALRQGDAVGMLACSGEDMRWLPPQQGSGGMDMLLGAGYDLQAKPVATDYVSAASTLQLHQRRRAFVVLITNVRDEDDEELRMAVSMLSRRHLVLVVSLRELALDQAAGEIGESVESAVRSASAMSYLAEREAMHKKLRREGVAVLDVTCNELSGRLIERYLAAKRDGRL comes from the coding sequence ATGCGACCGGGGCTGACGCTGTTGGGACTTCTGTTCGGCTGGACCGCTGTCGGCGTTCTGGCCAGCGTCGGCTGGGTCCCGTTGTCGTGGTGGCTGGCATTGGGCGCGCTGCTGGTGCTGTTGGCGGCGATCGACGGTTGGCGCCTTTATCGCGAACCCAGTCCGCGGATCGTGCGCGAACTGCCGCCGGTGGTGCCTCTGGTCAGCGAGTGGAAAGTCGGTCTGCATGTGCGCGCTGCTGCCAGGCGTGCCCAGACGTTTGATCTGCATGACCTGCACCCGGGCGAGTGGCCGGTGCGCGGTATGCCGCGTCGACTGAGTGTTGCGCCCGGTCGCGAAGTGACGCTCGATTACGCCGTATCGCCGAGCGGTCGCGGACAGTTCCGTTTTGCCGGTTGTCATGTGCGACTGCGTTCGCCCTGGCGTTTATGGACACACCGGCGTATCGCAGGCGACGAGGCAAGCTTGCGCGTCTATCCCAATTTCGCACCGCTCGCGGAAATGGCGGGTTTGAGCGTCGAGGTGGCTTCACGTAGCGTCGGTGCGCGTTTGCAGCGGCGCCGCGGCGATGGCACGGAATTTCAGGAGTTGCGTGACTACCGCATCGGCGACAGCCTGCGCAAGATCGACTGGAAAGCCACGGCACGCATCGGTCGACCGATTTCCCGCGAGTACCGCGACGAGCGCAATCAGCAAGTGGTGCTGTTGCTCGATGGTGGCCGGCGCATGCTGGCGCAGGACGATCGTCTATCGCATTTCGATCACGTGCTGAATGCGTCGCTCGCCTTGGCCTATATCGCACTACGCCAGGGCGATGCGGTGGGCATGCTGGCATGCAGTGGCGAGGACATGCGCTGGTTGCCGCCACAACAGGGCAGCGGTGGCATGGATATGCTGCTTGGCGCCGGTTACGACTTACAGGCGAAGCCGGTGGCGACCGACTACGTCAGTGCGGCCAGCACGTTGCAGTTGCATCAACGCCGGCGTGCTTTTGTTGTGTTGATCACCAATGTGCGTGATGAAGACGACGAAGAGTTGCGTATGGCTGTGTCGATGTTGTCGCGTCGACATCTTGTGTTGGTGGTGAGTCTGCGTGAGTTGGCGCTCGACCAGGCTGCTGGGGAGATTGGCGAGAGTGTCGAGTCGGCGGTGCGCAGTGCATCGGCGATGAGCTATCTGGCTGAGCGTGAGGCGATGCATAAGAAGTTGCGGCGGGAAGGGGTGGCGGTGTTGGATGTGACCTGTAATGAGTTGTCTGGGCGGTTGATTGAGCGGTATTTGGCTGCCAAGCGGGATGGGCGTCTTTAG
- a CDS encoding MoxR family ATPase produces the protein MTTDTAPIVDSESTLPPLPLSELAARTVALREQVARAFIGQSDVFDQVLLALLAAGHVLIEGVPGLGKTLLVRALSASVSCTFGRIQFTPDLMPTDVTGHAVYDPKAERFQIRRGPVFANMLLADEINRAPAKTQAALLESMQEGQVTIEGRRFPLPAPFMVVATQNPIEQEGTYPLPEAQLDRFLIKVVIGYPSLDDEKRMVEEVLSGRIAAGLDVSRVEPVLALNELQALQQGVASLHVDPAVVDYAVRITRATREWPGVIGGAGPRGALALVRLARAQAVLDGRDFVTPDDVRAVALPALRHRLMLAPEALIERQRADDVLKALLHKVAAPRQ, from the coding sequence ATGACCACCGATACCGCCCCCATCGTCGACAGCGAATCGACCCTTCCGCCGTTGCCGCTCAGTGAGCTGGCCGCACGCACGGTCGCCTTGCGCGAACAGGTCGCACGCGCCTTCATCGGCCAGAGCGACGTGTTCGACCAGGTGCTGCTGGCGTTGCTGGCCGCCGGTCACGTCTTGATCGAGGGCGTTCCCGGCCTTGGCAAGACGCTGCTGGTGCGAGCCTTGTCCGCGTCGGTCAGTTGCACGTTCGGACGCATCCAGTTTACGCCCGACCTGATGCCGACCGATGTCACCGGTCACGCCGTCTACGATCCGAAGGCCGAGCGTTTCCAGATTCGTCGCGGCCCGGTATTCGCCAACATGTTGCTTGCCGACGAGATCAATCGTGCACCGGCAAAGACACAGGCGGCCCTGCTCGAATCGATGCAGGAAGGCCAGGTCACCATCGAAGGTCGTCGCTTCCCGTTGCCCGCGCCTTTCATGGTGGTGGCAACGCAGAATCCGATCGAGCAGGAGGGGACCTATCCGCTGCCCGAAGCGCAATTGGATCGTTTCCTGATCAAGGTGGTGATCGGCTACCCGTCGCTCGACGATGAAAAACGCATGGTCGAGGAAGTGTTGAGCGGGCGCATTGCCGCGGGCCTGGATGTGTCGCGTGTCGAGCCGGTACTGGCTTTGAATGAACTGCAGGCGTTGCAACAAGGCGTAGCGTCACTGCATGTCGATCCGGCGGTGGTCGACTATGCCGTGCGCATTACGCGCGCGACGCGCGAATGGCCGGGTGTCATCGGCGGCGCCGGTCCACGCGGCGCTCTTGCCCTGGTACGCCTGGCACGTGCGCAGGCGGTGCTGGATGGCCGCGATTTCGTCACGCCCGACGATGTGCGCGCCGTCGCGCTGCCGGCGTTGCGTCACCGTTTGATGCTGGCGCCCGAGGCTTTGATCGAGCGGCAACGAGCCGACGATGTGTTGAAGGCCTTGTTGCACAAGGTGGCTGCGCCGCGCCAATGA
- a CDS encoding DUF4350 domain-containing protein — MNRVTVSIVLVVLTLIGLGTLGFFHAYERKEVETYEPAHGEARYNRFFALQRTLEQLHVPVKSVTSLNPVQVPLKPGDTLVLGAGLTRIDNADAERLADWVSDGGNLILEPGSAEIATHTPLFDHLKLIQSKSVGFSCTKVVTGEGKSDSFDLCGTRLQPSSHEDIDASIGNAKTGYVFLRFQVEDGTVSLLGSLGALSNEGLRGQAQQRFVRRLLDPGFGEGRVYLIYALDGPSFWVKLLTQGWPALLASSLLLLAWAAARGERLGPMIPMPPIQRRALLEHIQAAGEFLFRRDSGYTLHSMACRTVLARVRRMDPICVTLEGDVLYERLAERYRLDPALLARAFQTPANAMAFRDSLAILARLRSRP, encoded by the coding sequence ATGAACCGCGTAACGGTCTCCATCGTGCTTGTGGTGTTGACCTTGATCGGTCTTGGCACGTTGGGATTCTTCCATGCGTACGAGCGCAAGGAAGTCGAAACCTACGAGCCCGCCCATGGCGAGGCGCGCTATAACCGTTTCTTCGCGCTACAACGCACGCTCGAGCAATTGCATGTGCCGGTGAAGTCGGTCACGTCGTTGAATCCGGTGCAGGTCCCTCTGAAACCTGGAGACACATTGGTTCTCGGTGCCGGGCTCACCCGCATCGATAACGCCGATGCCGAACGCCTCGCCGACTGGGTAAGCGATGGCGGCAACCTGATCCTGGAGCCGGGTTCGGCCGAGATCGCCACGCACACACCGTTGTTCGATCATCTGAAGCTGATCCAGTCCAAAAGTGTGGGCTTCAGCTGCACCAAGGTCGTCACCGGCGAGGGCAAGAGCGATAGCTTCGATCTTTGCGGCACGCGGCTGCAGCCGAGCAGTCACGAGGACATTGACGCATCGATCGGCAATGCCAAGACGGGATATGTGTTCCTGCGCTTCCAGGTCGAAGACGGTACCGTGAGCCTGCTGGGCAGTCTCGGCGCCCTGAGCAATGAAGGGCTGCGCGGTCAGGCGCAACAGCGCTTCGTGCGGCGCCTGCTCGATCCGGGTTTTGGTGAGGGACGTGTCTATCTGATCTATGCGCTGGACGGTCCGTCGTTCTGGGTGAAACTGCTGACGCAAGGATGGCCGGCGCTGCTCGCATCGAGCCTGTTGCTTCTCGCCTGGGCGGCAGCGCGAGGCGAGCGCCTGGGGCCGATGATCCCCATGCCTCCAATACAACGACGTGCCTTGCTGGAACATATCCAGGCGGCCGGCGAATTCCTGTTTCGTCGCGATAGCGGCTATACCTTGCACAGCATGGCCTGCCGCACGGTGCTGGCGCGCGTGCGCCGCATGGATCCGATTTGCGTCACGCTCGAAGGCGACGTGCTTTACGAGCGCCTTGCCGAACGTTACCGCCTTGATCCCGCGCTGCTGGCGCGGGCCTTCCAGACACCCGCGAACGCCATGGCGTTTCGCGACAGCCTTGCCATCCTGGCGCGACTCAGGAGCCGCCCATGA